The window GCGGACGACCCTCGCGTCCGAGTGAGCGGAGCCGGGGCTCTCATCGGCTGAACGGGGCTCGGCGCCGACGCGCTCGCGCTGACGCCGCCGAACGAGCGCACACCTGGGACGGTTCGAGTCGAGCGCCGACCGGGTCCGTCGCCGCGTGGGGCCCGCGTCGTCGGCGGACCGTGCCTCGACCGGACCTCGGCGCCGTCCCGTGTCGCACGCGCGGTTCGGACTTCGGTCGGCGTCACCGCTCGGGTCGGCGCCGTAGTGTCCGTGCACTCCGGTCTGCCCTGGCGGCGCCCGCGCAGTCCCGGCTTCCGGGACAACGCGCGCGGCACCGCCCGAATCTCCTCGTTCTCGAAAAAGTTCCGATCCGATGCAACCCGGCCCCCGGCCCGTGCGTATACGAGGCAACACTGCACCTCACACGGGGGAACACCCATGCATCTGGACCGTTCGGCCGGTCGGACCGCCGGCCGTCCCGGCACCGCTGTCACGGCCTGCGCCGCTGTCACCGCCTGCGTCGCTCTGCTCTCGGCCGTCGACTGCTCGACGGACGCGGGGACCGGCGTTCGTGTGGCCGACGACGCACCGCTCACGCGGGACTCCGCGACTGCCCCCGCCCAGGCCAATGGCAGGACGGCCCATGCACGCCCCGCTCCGTCCACGCCGGAACCCGCGGTACTGGCGCGGGCGACGGTGCACCTGTCCGACGGCCAGACGGTCGGTGTGGGCATGCCGATATCCGTCACCTTCCCCCAGCCGGTTCCCGCCGCCGACCGCAAGGCCGTCGAGGACTGGCTGCGCGTGCGGACCTCGTCCGCTGCCACCGGCGCCTGGAGCTGGGTGAAGGGACACAACCTCCTGGACGGGCAGCGTGTCGACTTCCGCCCGAGCACCACAAAGTCCGATCTCCCCTACCTCGGCAAGGACCACATCCTGGGCGCCATCGCCCTCGCTCCGGCGGACGGGAAGCGGGTGTACGACGCCGTGCGGCCCGGCGCACGTGTGGAGATCAAGGGCCGGCATGCCACGAGCAAGGGCTCGGACTCCGCGTGCATCGACCGTCAGCCGATCACCCCCGGCCGCTGACGCCGAACCTCCGACGCGCCGCCCTGGACGAAGGAGGCCGGGCGCGTGCACCGGACGTCCGCGCCGGACGAGCACTCGCCGGGCACGCAAGCCCGGATCATCAAGGAGAGGAAGTCCCATGGCCCCCACCGGTATCGAGGCAGCTCTGAACGATCTGCTGTTCAACCGCGCACTCACTCTGCAGGAGGCGGCCGATCGCCACTTCACCCCGGAGTACCGCCAGCGCACCGACGGCCGGTGGGCGGATCGCAACGAGTTCCTGGAACACATCGCTCACCTGCGCACCCTCGTCGCCGACGGGCACGTCGAGGTGCACGAGGAGCTGTACGACGGAAGCAAGTACGCCGACCGGCACACCGCCCACATCACCAAGAAGGACGGCTCCTTCGTCGGCATGGAGGTGTACGTGTTCGCCGATCTCGCGGCCGACGGCCGGTTCAGCCGCATCGAGGAGACCACCCTGATGCTCCAGGGCTCCCACTCGGACCGCGACCTCGGCAGCGCCCGCTGACCGCCCCCGCCGAGCGTCGTCGGACTCGCCCGGAGGAACGCGCCGCCCGCGGCAGGCGTCAGGAAGCGTTCGCGAGGATCTTCCGCGCCACCTCGGCCGCGGCGTGCCCGCCGTCGTCTCCACCCGACGGCGGGGACAGCCCTTCGATGCGGACGGCGACGGCGGTGCGGCGTCCGCCGGGCGCGTCCGTGCAGCCGATGAACCATGAGGTGGCGGACTCACCCCGGCCGCCGACGGTCCAACCCGTCTGTCCGTGCCGCCCGATGACCTCCCGCAAGGCGTCAGCCGTGCCCCGGGAGATCGCCCGCTTCGCGGAACGGCCGTCCTCGGCCTCGGGCGGCCGGTGGGTGGAACCGTCCGCATCCGTCACCCGTTTCACCAGCTGTGGGGGAACCAGCCGTCCGCCGTTGGCGACCGCGGCCACCACTCGCGCCA of the Streptomyces sp. 1222.5 genome contains:
- a CDS encoding Ig-like domain-containing protein, giving the protein MHLDRSAGRTAGRPGTAVTACAAVTACVALLSAVDCSTDAGTGVRVADDAPLTRDSATAPAQANGRTAHARPAPSTPEPAVLARATVHLSDGQTVGVGMPISVTFPQPVPAADRKAVEDWLRVRTSSAATGAWSWVKGHNLLDGQRVDFRPSTTKSDLPYLGKDHILGAIALAPADGKRVYDAVRPGARVEIKGRHATSKGSDSACIDRQPITPGR
- a CDS encoding nuclear transport factor 2 family protein; amino-acid sequence: MAPTGIEAALNDLLFNRALTLQEAADRHFTPEYRQRTDGRWADRNEFLEHIAHLRTLVADGHVEVHEELYDGSKYADRHTAHITKKDGSFVGMEVYVFADLAADGRFSRIEETTLMLQGSHSDRDLGSAR